CACGGTGCCTACGCCATCAGGCAGGCAACGCCTGCCCGTCCGGTGTCGGCTCGCCCATCTCGCCTTCCCACTGCGCCATGACCGCGGTTGCCAGGCAGTTGCCCATCAGGTTGACCGATGTGCGCGCCATGTCCATGATGGCATCCACACCGAGGATGACCGCGATGCCTTCCAGCGGCAGTCCGAACTGGGTGAGGGCACCCGACAGGATCACCAGCGACGCGCGTGGCACGGCCGCCACGCCCTTCGACGTGAGCATGAGGGTGAGCATCATCAGCAACTGCTTGCCGATCGGCATATCGATGCCGGCGGCCTGAGCCACGAACACCGACGCGATGGCCAAATACAATGTTGAGCCGTCCAGATTGAACGAGTAGCCCGTGGGCAGCACGAAGGACACGATGCGGCGCGGCACGCCGAACCGTTCCATCGCCTGCATCGCCTGCGGGAACGCCGCTTCGCTGGACGCGGTGGAGAACGCGATGAGCCAGGGTTCCTTGACCGTTCGCCAGAACCGCAGCACGGGGATCTTGAACATCAGGGCGACCGGCACCAGCACAAAGAGCACGAACACGATCAGCGAGACATAGAGCGTGCCAACCAGCTTGGCGAGGTTGAGCATCACGCCCAGTCCGCTCTTGCCGACCGTTACGCCGATCGCGGCACCGATACCGATGGGCGCATACGCCATCACGATG
This genomic window from Gemmatimonadaceae bacterium contains:
- a CDS encoding cation:dicarboxylase symporter family transporter, coding for MAHTSAANPTPASRGFLGIGFSQWILISMVVGILIGWLAPDFAPNLKPFANIFLRMIKSLIVPLLFSTLVVGIAGHGDDMKKVGRLALRSIIYFEIVTTAALAIGLIAVNLVKPGVGVQLGTTAGTEEFKALATKTPTFSSVLEHTVPQSFFEAAAQNEVLQIVFFAILFAVALARVEGRSKTVMLDWLQSLSDVMFKFVGIVMAYAPIGIGAAIGVTVGKSGLGVMLNLAKLVGTLYVSLIVFVLFVLVPVALMFKIPVLRFWRTVKEPWLIAFSTASSEAAFPQAMQAMERFGVPRRIVSFVLPTGYSFNLDGSTLYLAIASVFVAQAAGIDMPIGKQLLMMLTLMLTSKGVAAVPRASLVILSGALTQFGLPLEGIAVILGVDAIMDMARTSVNLMGNCLATAVMAQWEGEMGEPTPDGQALPA